The genomic stretch AAGGGTGAATACTTTATTGCCAGTGCTTGCAAAAAAATCAGTCCATACTTGATAAGTAAGGTCATTAAATGCAACGAAACCAACAAAATAAAATGTATAAAGTGCCATGATGATGGCTGTTGCACGGATCATGATAAAATCATGCGTACCACTGCGGCCATAACTTGCTGCGTTAGTTACCATACCATTATCCCCGCTAGGATTGATAAAACAACGGTTGCAACAAAAGATACTTTCGCACTTAATGCACCCGATTCAAGCTCTTCAAAATAACCCATGTCCATCAATAAATGACGGATGCCGCCAGCAATATGATATGCCAGTGCCGTTAGGATTCCCCAAAGAATGAATGTACCAAAGAAACCAGACACAATTTCTTGTGCATTTTGGAAACCTTGTTCAGAAGATAACGATTCTGCTAGTAACCACAACAGGATACCCACAGCAAACAGCATTATTACACCAGAAATACGGTGTAGTATCGATGCGATTGCTGTGATTGGCATGTTTATAGTCTGCAGATCTAAATTTACAGGTCTTTGCTTTTTCACGATATCGCTCACTCAGCTCCATTGAGCATTGTTATTATTATGATACGGATCACAGAATTGTATTATTTTCATAACAAATCCCTTTCAAATGAAAGCCCTTGTTTATTTCTTGTTCAAAATACAAATAAAACAATAATTATAAGTACTTAGACTACATGAACGTAATTAAAACAAGGACTCTTGATCCGTGTATAAGTATACCTATATCACAATTTATTTACAATTATAAAAGGTCATCACGCAACATTTACGTCAGAATTGAAACATAGGTTAACCTTTTAGTGTTTTTTCTTTGATTATTCTGCAACAAAATTGACATTAGTAATTAATCGAGGTAGCTTTAAGCTCGAATTTCATGAAGAAATCTAATTATAAATAAGCAAAGGAGACGTGCTATGGCTAATCAAAAGGCCACGTTAAACCTACCCGGCCAAGAGCCAGTTGAATTTCCAATTTTATCTGGTACAGCTGGTCACGATGTTATCGACATTCGTACCCTAGGTAGTAAAGGATATTTCACCCATGATCCAGGTTTTATGGCAACGTCATCGTGTGAGTCAAAAATCACTTATATCGATGGTGTAGAAGGTATCCTACTACATCGCGGTTACGCTATTGATGATTTAGCATTTAATGCGGATTATTTAGAAGTTTGTTATATTATTCTTTACGGTGATGCACCAACTAAAGAACAATATGAAGCCTTCAAAGCAACAGTACATAAGCATACTATGGTGCACGAGCAATTCGCATCATTCTTCAAAGGTTTCCGTCGTGATTCACACCCGATGTCGATTCTTTGTGGTGTATCTGGCGCACTTGCAGCGTTTTATCACGACTCATTAGACGTTACTAATCAACGTCACCGTGAAATCTCAGCATTCCGTTTGCTATCTAAAATGCCAACGATTGCTGCAATGTGTTACAAGTATTCAATTGGTCAGCCTTTTGTATACCCGGATAACAGCCTTTCATATGCTGGTAACTTCCTTAAAATGATGTTTTCAGTACCATGTGAAGAGTATGTAGTTAACCCTGTTGTTGAAACAGCGATGGATCGTATCTTTACGCTACATGCTGATCATGAACAAAATGCATCGACCTCTACAGTTCGACTTGCTGGTTCATCAGGCGCTAACCCATTTGCATGTATTGCAGCGGGTATTGCTTCACTTTGGGGTCCTGCTCACGGTGGTGCAAATGAAGCGTGTCTAACTATGCTTGAAGAAATCGGTACTGTTGATCGTATTCCAGAGTTTATCGCTCGTGCGAAAGACAAAGATGACCCATTCCGCCTAATGGGCTTTGGTCACCGAGTTTATAAAAACAAAGATCCTCGTGCTACAGTAATGCGTAAGAGCTGTCATGAGGTGCTGAGTGAACTAAACATTGATGATCCACTATTAGATGTAGCAATGGAACTTGAGCGTATTGCGCTTGAAGACCCTTACTTCATCGAGAAGAAACTCTATCCAAATGTAGACTTCTACTCAGGTATCACGTTACGTGCAATTGGTATTCCAGTTTCTATGTTCACGGTTATTTTTGCATTAGGCCGTACTGTAGGTTGGATTGCACATTGGAACGAAATGTTAAGTCAACCTGGACAGAAAATTGGTCGTCCTCGTCAGTTATATACTGGTGAAGCACACCGTCCATTTGAGTCACTAGCTGACCGCGACTAATTCAAACGTTACATTAAACTAATATAGCAAAGGCCTCTGGATTTATTCAGAGGCCTTTTTTTATTGCGCCCATTCCGTCGACAGCTATTACAAGATAACCATCGAGTATTGCTTTACGCCAGCCTAGTTAAAGTAACTTACTCAATAACAATTATCGAATAAACTGGGTTTGTAATGTTTCAGTTAATTGCGCACTCATCATAGCTCTCAACGCGGCTGGCTTAACCAGCTTACGCAATAAGCCTACTTTAGCTGCAGCCGCCTTATCCGCTATTCCGGGCTCAGTCGTAGCCGTGATCAGGATTGCAGGTGTCGTCGGGCTAACCTCTCTTAATTCCTTGATTAACGTCAATCCATCTTCACCATTATCTAATTGATAATCCACTAATAGAATATCGAAATCACATTGTTTAAACAGCGCCTTAGCGCTGGCAATTGAGTTCGCGCCATAAACTTCACAATCCCAACTGCTCATTAGCTCTAACATACCTTCTAAAATAGCTGGATTGTTGTCAATGCACAGTACTGCCGTACCAGTAAGATCGGTCGGAGCAAGTACAGGAGCAGTATTATCTTGCTGTAATGCCGTCGCTTCGCACAGTTGTAGACTAAAGCGACAGCCTCTGCCTTCAATCGAATCAAGTGTCAATTGATGCTGCAGTAATACCGATAAGCTATTACAGATACTTAGTCCCAGCCCTAAACCATCATTAGAACCATTATTATCCTCTAATTGACTAAACTGTTCGAATACCTTGACCTGATTCTTCGCAGCAATACCGGGGCCATTGTCTAATAACTGGATACTTAATTGACCACTTTTACGACGACAACCGAGCAATACACGTCCAGGACTGGCATAGCGAAAAGCATTACCAATTAAATTTTGTAATATGCGACGTAACAGGTGTTTATCGGTATTAACCCAATGCTTCGTTGGCATAATGGTAAAACTCACGCCATACTGCTTAGCTGCTGCAGAAAACTCATTAGCAAGCTGACTAAATAGATCATTTAACGCGAACGTTTCAATATGCGGCTTAATGCTACCGCTTTCTATTCGAGCCACTTCGGCTAAATTAACAATCATTTCATTAGCGACTTTCAATGATAAGTCGATGCTACTTACCTGCCGCTGTTGATTGTCATTTAATGTCGACTGGCTTGCTAACGCAGAGGTAAACAAGCGCGCCGCTTCCAGTGGTTGTAATAAATCATGACTGCAGACTTGTAAGTAATGGCTTTTTTTACTCAATGCTTCATCAGCAACCACCCTCGCCTTCGCTAACTCTTTATTGGCTTTCTCTAGTTTTTTAGTTCGTTCAGCAACCCGAGTCTCAAGATCTTGATTCGCTTCTTTTAGTACCTGCTCAGCTTGTCTAAATGCAGTAATATCCGAAAAAACCATTAAGAACCCACCATCAGGTAATGGGTTTCCTTCAATTCTAATCACCTTGCCGTCTTCACGTAAACGTTCGGAGTTATGTGATTTTCTTAATCGTAGAAAATCCAGACGCTTCTTTACATGCGCTTCAATATCACCACCACCACACAAACCACGCTCAGCATTGAAACGTATAAGCGATTCAACTGGACAGCCCACGCTAAGAATATCATCAGGATAATTAAACAATTCTGCATATTGATTGTTCCAAGCGACCAATTCGAGTTCATCATTGACGATCGAGATCCCGTCTCTGGTATTTTCTATCGCGCTCTTTAGCAAATTTTGACTAAATTCCTGGCGATGACTTGATGCATTACCCACTAAAGTGGCTAGTTCATCTAACGCAAAATCATGTCCATCTAACGCAGAGTTGAGCACTAAGCGTGCGGATGACGACCCCATCACACTGGATAACACTTTTTCGGCATGCTCAAGCCCATAGTCGGATTTTTCCTTGGCGGTATAGCCTAAAGTGATCGCGACTTGCTCAAAGGCCTTAAAACTTTTAGATGCTTTATCATCACCTACAAACTGCGCAGTAAGTAACAATAGTTCATCTACTGATATTGCTTGTCTTTTGGACTTAGCTTTACGCTTACTTTCAACGAGCGATGGCGGTAACTGCCGTTTTAAGAACAACGCCCCTTGGATCCGTTCTTGTATACTGGTCCTCGTTAGGAGTGATATCAAGATCATCGCGACAATATTAATTGTCAAACAGAGTAAATTGATCGCGGTTGAGCTGGCAAACAAAGTACCTTGTAGTGGTCCTTGATAGAAGCCTAACTGTGGTAAAAAATTAAGCAAAGTCCATAATGAAAAGCCTAAACTGATACCAGTAAACACCCCTTTCAATGTTGCTCGTCGCCAATAAAAAGCAGCCACTAAAGCAGGCGTAAGTTGTGCTAATGCACCTAATGCTGTAGCCCCTAAGCTGGCCAAAGCAGTCGGAGGAATAAACAAAAACACCAAATAACTCAGGAAAATAACAAACAGCACTAATACTTTGCGAATGCTAAGCAGCTTTAATCTAAACGCATTATACTGGGTTGGATGCTTATTTTTCTTAAACAAGAATGGAAAAACAATTTCATTACTGAGCATGGTACACAAGGCAATTGTGGATACGATCACCATAGAACTCGCCGCTGAAATAGCACCTAAAAATGCAAACAAAGTTAACCACGTTTGGTCTTGATACCAAGGTAGCACCAACACATACATGTCCGCAGGTACACTATTACCAAGCAACAAGTAACCCGCAAGCCCCAGTGGCGCAGAAAAAAATGCAAACACCAGTAAATATAACGGGAATATACGGCGACTCAGCCAAGCATCCTGCTCATCACGCAGCTCGACAATCATGACGTGGAATTGCCTTGGTAATACAAAGAAGGCTGCCATCACAATAATAATCATGCCAAACATGGCACTGAAATCAGGAAATTGTAAGGCACTTTCTAAGTCAGTATTCGCACTGGCTTGTTGCCAGATATCCTGTGGTGAATCAAAAACAACATAACAAATAAAAATACCGACACTAGCAAAAGCAATAATTTTAACCACAGCCTCAAACGCGATGGCGAGCATAATACCCGGATGACGCTCTGTAACGTCAATATTACGAATACCAAATAAAATACTGAAACCGGCCAATACAAAACTGGTGACTAAACCCAGCTGCCATGGCATAAAATCTTGTTGGATTTGTAATTGTTGGAAGGAATAGACAATCGCTTTAATTTGTAAGGCGATATAAGGCATAGTCCCCAGTAACGAAACCATGGTCACCAAAATAGCTAATGCATGGGATTTACCAAAACGAGCAGCAAGCAAATCGGCGATAGAGGTTAAATTGAAGTTAATACTGGTTTGAATAATGCGTTGTAAAAACGGCCATGCAAAAACAAGTAATAAGATTGGACCTAGATAAATAGGTAAATATGAATAAACATTTTTCGCAGCTTGTCCTGTCGTACCAAGAAAGCTCCATGAAGTACAATAAACAGACACAGCAAATGCATAGATTAACGCCTGCCGCTTTCCTTGAATAAGATGCCGATATTTATCACCCAAGTAAGCAATTAAAAATAACAACACGATATAAAAAAAACTTAATAGCATTAACTGCCAATTTTCAAACATACCTAACCTACTAACAACTATTGAAATACGACTAACGTTGAGTGAATGACTATTCAACAACGATAATATCAATAACCAAGCTACTTTAAGATCGACAAACGACGCAGTAAGGAAGGATTATAAAAATAGCTTGGTAAACACGATACAACCTAGCAAGAAACTACAGCAAGGTTTCAAATTCACTAATGTAATTTCCACCTTTAATGGATGCGATCAACCTGAGTTTATAGCTTGTAGTATTATTGCTCGTCGCTAACGATCGCAATGGTGTTTGTGCTTGCCAGTAGTAATTACTTTGTACTTGAGTCAAAGGATATGCTGTCGCATTATCATTACTATCAACCAAAAATAACACCGCGTCATCGAGTGGAAAAGTAGCGTTGATTACCGTTGAACCAGCCTTGTCAAATACGTTAACCTTAAAGTCACCGCTTATCAATACGCATTCACCTGCCAATACCGCACAAGAAGATTCAGGTACTAAGGTAATTAATTTAGTTTTATCGGCATCATTCTCTATAAAATAATCCGATGCAATATAGCCGAGTACGGCTAATAATGGCGCGACAAGTACCGCCACTTTAGTATGCTTATTCATCAATTTAATCCTTTAAATTTTCGCTGTAATCGGCGACATCGAGTTGCCCCAGCATCATTGCAGCTTGTGTTCTGTTGCGTACATTCAATTTTCGAAAAATAGCACTGGCGTGGGCTTTAACCGTCGCTTCTGCAACGCAAAGTTTGTCACCAATTTGCTTGTTGAGTAGACCTTCAGAAAACATCATTAAAATGCGATATTCCTGCACCGTTAACTTAGCTATCGCTTCATCTGCCACATGACTCACTTCTTCTTGTACTTTTTCAAACGTACCCGGAACCCATAATTGCCCTGACAGTACCTGAGTAATGGCGGTGATGATTGTTGGTACCGATTCCGATTTAGGCACAAACCCAGATGCGCCGTGCTGCATCGCTTTAGCAATAATCGTTTCATCGCTATAGGCTGAAATAACCACAACTGGTATATCCGGATATTGCTTGCGTATACGGATCAAATGGTCAAAGCCATGCGCACCTGGAATATTCAGGTCTAATAATAAAAGATCAGCATCGACATTTTGAGCTAAACATTCACTGATCGATTCAACCGTTTCAGCTTCAAGCCACTGTGTGGTGTTAAATTGTTCTTTTAAGGCGATCAACAATGCTTGTCGAAAAAGGGGGTGATCATCCGCTATGATGATTTTTTCAGGCATTACGTGCATACTCATCCATGTATCACTACAAATAATTAACCTCCACTATACATGACAGCCTGTTACCAAACTGTGACCAAGTTAACTTGCTGCGCTCGTAGTATTTGACTTAACTCGTCCAAGCCACTAACTGAAAGCACTTGTGATCAAAGACTTAAGCTTGGTATCCCCCTGCAATTCTGAATGCTGAACTTTAGCCATAAACAATTCTGCCGTAGCGATAGCATCATTTAAGGCATTGTGTGCTGGATAATGCGGTAATCCATACTCACTGCGTAAATTAGTTAAATGTAACGTCGATGGCGCATAAGCTTGACTGCATCTGTCGTGGCGTTTTTTTGCTAACGCTAATGTATCAATAATAGGAAATATTGGCGCCATACCATAAAGTTTGATGCATGCTTGTTCGAGAAAGTTTTTTTCAATCTGCGCATAATGTACCAACATTGTTTTTCCTGCCAATGCCGTTAATAAGTCTTCGACTACGCTTGCTAATGGTCTGCCGCTGGCTTTCTCTTGATCAGTAATAGTATGGATCGTGACATTGTCACCGTCTAGTTCGCAGTGAGCCGCAACAATTTGATGATAACAACTATCTAACCTAATTTGGTTATCCGCCAACGCAACGTACCCGATACTCAAAATATTATCCTGCTTCGCATTCAAGCCTGTCGTTTCAAAATCAACGGCTAAAATATCACTGGCCATGATAGGCTGATCAAGATCGATAATAGGCACACTTAAGTACTCTTTTAGCGCGCCTTCAGGCGCCTTCGCCAACAAGCGTTTACGCTGTGTCTCTAAACTAAAAAACGATTGTATTATATTCATAATATGTCCTTATTCGATCTGCCTACAGTCACAGCAATAACCTGCTAACATCTATACCATTTGACGATAGTTTTGCATGGCTTTAATGACTTTAAATGCATCCTTTAAATGTTCACGCTCCAGACGGGATATCTCTTTTGGTAACAAATAACTATCCGCCTCTTCACCATTCGTTAATTGCTTAGCTTGATGTTCCACGCGTAACATCCCCAGCAACTCAAATGCATCAATCAAATTAGCAGATTCAGTTCGACTCAATGATGGCGTTCCCGCTGCAAGCCTTAAACGCATGATGGTATTTACATCTTCAATGCCTTCAGCAAGCGCATAAATGCGTGCAAGGTTAATAATCGGCGCTAAACCGTTATGCTTAAGATCCAAGCCTTTCTTATTCTTGCCATCATGAATGAGTACAAAATCACGAAAAAATCCCAAAGGTGGTTTCTGCAATAATGCATTGCGCGATAGATGTGCTTGAAATAACGTGTTTTGTTGGGTTTGTTGTAGCATATTACGACGTACATCTTGTAACAACTGAATGTCACCATGCACAGTGGCTAAATCGAAAAACACGCTGCTATTGAGTAATGCTTGCGGATCAGGTTTTATCACCCAATCATTGAAATAGCTTTGCCAAACGCGTTTTTTCTGCCGCCACTGAGGATTAGTTGCCATGATATTACCTGGGCAATAAATATAACCACAGGCCGCTAAACCATCACAAATAAAATGTGCGAAAGCCTCAAACCATGCTTCTTGCTGTGGTGTTGCACTATCATCAATAATCAGCGCGTTATCCTGGTCGGAATAAACTAACTGCTCCTGTCTTGCTTGTGAACCTGCGCATAGCCACGCATAACCAACCGGAGCGCTACCTAACTTTAACTCAGCCAATTCAATTAACCGTATAGTAAATGCCATCGTCAGTGCACTGATATTTTTACCTAAATAATCAGCACTGGCTCCCAGTTTAGCCATGCTCACTTGAAGTTTAGGTAACATCGAACTCAATTCAACCAAGGCCTCAACAGAACTGGCTTTATGGATCACAGAACTTAAATTAACCGCATGGTGGCCCTGTTGATTCATTAAATCCGTCGCAGTTAACATGCCAATCAGAGTACCATGTTTCGTCACGGGGAGATGATGTATACGCTGACTGATCATGAGCGCTAACGCATCATGCCCGCAAAGATTGATGTCAATCGTCGCCATATTAGCCGTCATAATATCAGTCACGGTTTGTTGAGTATTTAATCCTTCAGCAACACAGCGTCGCCTAATATCCTTATCAGTGACA from Moritella marina ATCC 15381 encodes the following:
- a CDS encoding hybrid sensor histidine kinase/response regulator, which translates into the protein MFENWQLMLLSFFYIVLLFLIAYLGDKYRHLIQGKRQALIYAFAVSVYCTSWSFLGTTGQAAKNVYSYLPIYLGPILLLVFAWPFLQRIIQTSINFNLTSIADLLAARFGKSHALAILVTMVSLLGTMPYIALQIKAIVYSFQQLQIQQDFMPWQLGLVTSFVLAGFSILFGIRNIDVTERHPGIMLAIAFEAVVKIIAFASVGIFICYVVFDSPQDIWQQASANTDLESALQFPDFSAMFGMIIIVMAAFFVLPRQFHVMIVELRDEQDAWLSRRIFPLYLLVFAFFSAPLGLAGYLLLGNSVPADMYVLVLPWYQDQTWLTLFAFLGAISAASSMVIVSTIALCTMLSNEIVFPFLFKKNKHPTQYNAFRLKLLSIRKVLVLFVIFLSYLVFLFIPPTALASLGATALGALAQLTPALVAAFYWRRATLKGVFTGISLGFSLWTLLNFLPQLGFYQGPLQGTLFASSTAINLLCLTINIVAMILISLLTRTSIQERIQGALFLKRQLPPSLVESKRKAKSKRQAISVDELLLLTAQFVGDDKASKSFKAFEQVAITLGYTAKEKSDYGLEHAEKVLSSVMGSSSARLVLNSALDGHDFALDELATLVGNASSHRQEFSQNLLKSAIENTRDGISIVNDELELVAWNNQYAELFNYPDDILSVGCPVESLIRFNAERGLCGGGDIEAHVKKRLDFLRLRKSHNSERLREDGKVIRIEGNPLPDGGFLMVFSDITAFRQAEQVLKEANQDLETRVAERTKKLEKANKELAKARVVADEALSKKSHYLQVCSHDLLQPLEAARLFTSALASQSTLNDNQQRQVSSIDLSLKVANEMIVNLAEVARIESGSIKPHIETFALNDLFSQLANEFSAAAKQYGVSFTIMPTKHWVNTDKHLLRRILQNLIGNAFRYASPGRVLLGCRRKSGQLSIQLLDNGPGIAAKNQVKVFEQFSQLEDNNGSNDGLGLGLSICNSLSVLLQHQLTLDSIEGRGCRFSLQLCEATALQQDNTAPVLAPTDLTGTAVLCIDNNPAILEGMLELMSSWDCEVYGANSIASAKALFKQCDFDILLVDYQLDNGEDGLTLIKELREVSPTTPAILITATTEPGIADKAAAAKVGLLRKLVKPAALRAMMSAQLTETLQTQFIR
- the sdhC gene encoding succinate dehydrogenase cytochrome b556 subunit; amino-acid sequence: MSDIVKKQRPVNLDLQTINMPITAIASILHRISGVIMLFAVGILLWLLAESLSSEQGFQNAQEIVSGFFGTFILWGILTALAYHIAGGIRHLLMDMGYFEELESGALSAKVSFVATVVLSILAGIMVW
- the sdhD gene encoding succinate dehydrogenase, hydrophobic membrane anchor protein — protein: MVTNAASYGRSGTHDFIMIRATAIIMALYTFYFVGFVAFNDLTYQVWTDFFASTGNKVFTLLTLVAIVIHAWIGVWQVLTDYVKPTGLRGALQFVLTTTAFIYALVGFVVLWGL
- a CDS encoding response regulator, whose protein sequence is MHVMPEKIIIADDHPLFRQALLIALKEQFNTTQWLEAETVESISECLAQNVDADLLLLDLNIPGAHGFDHLIRIRKQYPDIPVVVISAYSDETIIAKAMQHGASGFVPKSESVPTIITAITQVLSGQLWVPGTFEKVQEEVSHVADEAIAKLTVQEYRILMMFSEGLLNKQIGDKLCVAEATVKAHASAIFRKLNVRNRTQAAMMLGQLDVADYSENLKD
- a CDS encoding exonuclease domain-containing protein; protein product: MNIIQSFFSLETQRKRLLAKAPEGALKEYLSVPIIDLDQPIMASDILAVDFETTGLNAKQDNILSIGYVALADNQIRLDSCYHQIVAAHCELDGDNVTIHTITDQEKASGRPLASVVEDLLTALAGKTMLVHYAQIEKNFLEQACIKLYGMAPIFPIIDTLALAKKRHDRCSQAYAPSTLHLTNLRSEYGLPHYPAHNALNDAIATAELFMAKVQHSELQGDTKLKSLITSAFS
- a CDS encoding DUF294 nucleotidyltransferase-like domain-containing protein, which encodes MNAALNDIVDFIKVIPPFNLLNVEDCHLIAMRTSIGYYRNETLFNEYKNDHKKEPQEKQVLLYIVKKGVLAYYDNAGELQGKFSEGDLCTVLCGEICSELHNEKPAPSREQAPVGLRAEEDCLLYAIDFNELKVLLSEHPKALQFLLQTAPQRLKNTMGAITESALIASSLTNAPITDYYNSPAITITTQASIQDAAKYMTEKGVSCLVIMANKQPVGIVTDKDIRRRCVAEGLNTQQTVTDIMTANMATIDINLCGHDALALMISQRIHHLPVTKHGTLIGMLTATDLMNQQGHHAVNLSSVIHKASSVEALVELSSMLPKLQVSMAKLGASADYLGKNISALTMAFTIRLIELAELKLGSAPVGYAWLCAGSQARQEQLVYSDQDNALIIDDSATPQQEAWFEAFAHFICDGLAACGYIYCPGNIMATNPQWRQKKRVWQSYFNDWVIKPDPQALLNSSVFFDLATVHGDIQLLQDVRRNMLQQTQQNTLFQAHLSRNALLQKPPLGFFRDFVLIHDGKNKKGLDLKHNGLAPIINLARIYALAEGIEDVNTIMRLRLAAGTPSLSRTESANLIDAFELLGMLRVEHQAKQLTNGEEADSYLLPKEISRLEREHLKDAFKVIKAMQNYRQMV
- a CDS encoding citrate synthase, whose protein sequence is MANQKATLNLPGQEPVEFPILSGTAGHDVIDIRTLGSKGYFTHDPGFMATSSCESKITYIDGVEGILLHRGYAIDDLAFNADYLEVCYIILYGDAPTKEQYEAFKATVHKHTMVHEQFASFFKGFRRDSHPMSILCGVSGALAAFYHDSLDVTNQRHREISAFRLLSKMPTIAAMCYKYSIGQPFVYPDNSLSYAGNFLKMMFSVPCEEYVVNPVVETAMDRIFTLHADHEQNASTSTVRLAGSSGANPFACIAAGIASLWGPAHGGANEACLTMLEEIGTVDRIPEFIARAKDKDDPFRLMGFGHRVYKNKDPRATVMRKSCHEVLSELNIDDPLLDVAMELERIALEDPYFIEKKLYPNVDFYSGITLRAIGIPVSMFTVIFALGRTVGWIAHWNEMLSQPGQKIGRPRQLYTGEAHRPFESLADRD